Genomic window (Xenopus laevis strain J_2021 chromosome 3S, Xenopus_laevis_v10.1, whole genome shotgun sequence):
CATGTTTTGCAAACAGAAATCACCTCTGCCCACAATCCCAGAAAGGAGACAGAAATTATTTTAACTGATAAACTTTAATATTTGATTTATTGTAAAACATCTTGTTAGAAAAATATTTCTCCAGTATCACAAATGACAAAAATATGGTATTACCGTAGGTTTATTTTTAATCAGACTACCTGATCATATGATTATTGCAAGTCATTTAATGTCAgtgtacctaaaaaaaaaaaactagaaaaggaaaaaaaaaacattgcatggaACTGAATTAGAAACCTTATATTTTTAGTTACacttgaatttgaggtttaggtTTAAACCTcaaaataaagagcaaaaaagGTACCTGTGTTTGGAAAGCAAACAAAATGGCTGAACAGAATGCTGCAACTATACAGACAAGTGTAGCAGGAACAAGTAcaagcatgggatccattatccggaaacccgttatccagaaatgtcaaaattacagaaaggccagactttatttttatcaaataattaaaaattgcatgacatatttactttttcctgtaataatagagaaatgtaagatataattaatccttattggaggcaaaacaattctattgggcttatttaatttgtaaataatttttaagtagacttaaaatatcccttatccagaaagcacttgTTCCTGAGcgttccagataacaggtcccatacctgtaccaaggcAAAAGCATTCATACTGCAAATGAGTTCAATATTTATGACTGAAAAAGCAATACTAATGGATTCTTAGGATGACCACTACAAAAAGGCACTCATTACTAGTAAGTATATCTACTGTAAGCTTTAATTATTAAGCTAAACCAAATATTTAATTAGGAGTAACACAGATGTGCTTTTGTTCTATTAGCAATAGCACTGTACACTTTGGTTTATACTTTGGATGCATACTTTATATCAAAGGAAAAGTGTACCTAAAAGAGATACTGTTTCCATGTGAAAGTGTGCTGTGTCACAATCATTACTGTGCCTATGAAATATAGGATGTTACTTATGAACAAAAGTGCAATGAAAACTGGGTATTTTAGGGTGTTGGTTCTTTTAAAATAAGATTGTTTTCTTTGAAGTAGGTGCCCAATATGCACTGGTGCTCACCATGGTTATGAGTTTGCATAGATATTCAAACATAATAGCAGACTAATGACTTCTGTAGCTCTCAAAATAAAGCCCTGTCATATTTTGTAGTAGCTTTAAAACACCCTGCCGACAAGCAGATTTTGATACCTCTATTTGAATCACCACCTCAAATGCAATCTAGCAACACATTAATGGGGAaatgcaaagtttgcccaggtctagtgacccatatcaaccaatcaaatgtttgctttcaaacaggtgactcACATGAGCAACCTGCTGTAGGTGAGTCAAACTGAACCAGTATTTGACTtttaggaatgaaaaaaaaaaaagagcatgcCGCCCCCTGTTTACTCCAGGTTGTTTTATAGCTCCAAAtgcataagtattttttttttgcaaggtaaGTGAGTGCAAGCATTGGATTCATGCCAGGTCACTTATGGGACCTGAATGCAAGTAGGATAGGGATTTAGGACAGGAGCTGAGCAGGAGTTCCAGCACCTATTAATTATGGCATAGTAACCTGACTGTATTTGCTGATGAGCAACCTACAGTAGATCCAAAGAAACCCTCACCAAGCATTCTAATCCTATTTCCACAAAACTAGAAAACAAAGAACAAATAGTGCTCTAGTAGATTCCCAGCCTGGTTTTCTGGTAATAGGCTAGATTCAGGTTCATAGGAGAAAACCCTTTCTCACAGGGATCAAATGTACACATTTCAATGAAGATTTTGTTAGATACAACATTAAATTTTCATCATGCAGTGAATCTAACCAGATACTTTTGTTGGCCTGTTTGGATTTCAGGAAAGTCCAGCAAATGAATGCAGCTGTTGGGCCATGGCTACTGAGACTATCAGTCTGGCTTTGCATTAGCAGATGCATCGCAATATATCTGTCAATAAGCAGATATATTGGGCTTTGTCATGTAATCGGCTATGCAATGACCCCTTGTAATGTGGCACACAACACTATTagtatgatacaggtatgggatcggttatttggaaacccgttacctggaaagctctgaataaaggaaaggctgtctcccatagactccattttatccaaataatcagaatttttaaaaatgatttctctgtaatgataaaacagtaccttgtacttgatcccaactaagatataattaatccttattggaagcaaaaccagcctattgggtttatttattgtttacatgatcttctagtagacttcaggtatgaagttctaaattacggaaatatctattatccagaaaatcccagatcccgagcattctggataacaggtccaatacctgtacaattatgGACTGAAAAGTAAAAGCTTATAACAACTTTTTGGAATACTGATGAAGATTCATCAATTCCTTCTGGCTATGAAAACAGGCTGGGTTATCCACCAAATCCCCTCTTTCTTTcacctgtgtaaaaaaaaaataaaaaccactaaaaagaaatgtgaaaaatTCGGAATGTATGTCCCTACTTGTATGTTCACACTGCATATGTGTTAGTATCCTTGTTATACTTCCATGCTTATTCTGTGCTTTTAACATTTGCTTGCTGGAAACCATATGAATAAATTAAACTGAAGAAATGAAAGCCACGGCAAGCAGGTTCttgttatttaaataaatcacatttataaaatattgtgaCATATATTAAATGCTTCTTTAAAAACCCTTTTGGTTTTATCTAGTCTGAATTTCAAATACTAATAATTATATGAAACAGAGAGCCCACCAACATAACACCAACAGTAAAAGACAATCAACAATATACTTGTTTCGTAGATAAACTAGGCACTTTCCAAGAAGTATATCCAACAACCCAGATTTAGAATTTTGCACCTCCCAAAAGAGATCTTGAGTAGCAAGTCTCACCAGGACCAGTACGGAACTGGCTTTATCCAAAAGGGTCCCAAAAAGTACACGTGGCACATACAATTTCATCTCTTAGCACCAGCCCTGATGAAATTTTGCTGACAAGTTTTCTGCCCTAAGTTCCTGTTGAAACATAAAAAATAGTATATATAATTGCAAAAACAGTATACATCTATAAGTGATTAATTATAACAGTGGCACATATACATACATGGGCTGCAACACATTTCAGATTAGAGTATACAGAATTTTAGAACATCTTCTATAGAAAAACAAGAGTTAAATATTTGTACTATACGATTACTTCTGAAGAAAGGCAGACAATACTGTTATGCAACATTGTAAGACGAAAGGCTGTAAATAAAATGCTAAGGTAGCCAGTAGCCTGTAACCAATGTTCATTGGCTTTGAAAGTGTCCTTGCATGAGGTCATGGATGATGAGAATCCTTATGCTTAGCAAATGTCATTTGGTACTTAGCTGATATTTAAGCATGTGGCATTAGGCTCTCTTGTAATGGCccattttataaacaaaacacattttctttgcaattatttaaatatattttttaaaaatgctttttaaaaatggggGTGGAAATatgaccattatttttttttcaaaataagatTTGGTCTCAACAGCCACATTTGCCCTTGTCTTTTTCTTCAGTTAACTGCTCTGTAGAGCTGTGGCCATTGGATTGTACCACCCCTTGAGGTATCCAAGACTTGTCCACACACCGTTCCATTCTCTTCATAATAAGGTCTAGTAGAGTGTCCACTGCCTTGTTCACGTTGGTTCCATTTGCAGCACTGGTTTCAAAGTAAGGGATTCTAGgaatataaaaagatacaaatattGTCAGTGAATGGTTGCTCCAGTTCCCAGGGCTCAACAAAGGATTACCTCTCCAAGGCACACACGGATCAGGGAGTCAAAGACACGTCAACTACcaatacatttcctaatatacATAAGCTGCTGTAAGGGTGGCCTGAAACAGGGCACCACTGGGGAGGCTCTGATGTTTCACATCATTGATATACTTgtacagcataataaaaaaaaaaataatttgggagaGAGACAGAATTCAGTTATAGGCATTATCTGCACATTCAGGTTAATCAAATTGTTCAGCATTTATGTGCTTTTCTTGGTTAGGTGTTAAAGGAAAAATGtagtctttaaaaatatatttcaccctTGTAGGTGCTATTTAAATCGGTctgtttttgctgttttgagCTTCCTTCCTCTGTTTTGCCTACAGCTGAATCATGAAGCATGCAAAGAAGGATGAAGATGCATGCAGAATCCTCGAGCAAACGCTTTCTGGAATACAATGCAATTTATAAGCCTGAAGAAAGTAAACATTTTGACACTGCACAGGCCATTTTGgtaaatatatttagtatattttatttgcaaacaaAACTTTAGTTTCCCAGCAAACTGCATTTCTGGCCTAAAAGCTGTTTGACTTTTCTGAAGGCACAGAATGTGCAATACTAACCTTACTTCCCTTGTGGCAGCAGTTGCTCCCCATTTTCTATCCTACTAAAATATACTACCTTTACTACTATACAACATTCATTAGCTGTTTGTAGGCCATAATAATCTCTGCACTATGGGTACTATCAGGGAAAGAATAAACGATTCACTGGCACACGGCAAGTTCAAGCAGGGCGAGCCTCCAATACAAAATCTGCCAAGTAACACTTGTCAAGGTTCTTTAGAAGTAGgcgggagctgtgctgatcttattgtgccatttttaaacaattcagactttttgacattttttttcccactagtaATTGTCAGTAAATCTTTTTGGAGGTTTTAGacgtatttattttcttttttggatcgttcagtgcttttttttttcgttcccactttttatattcaaatcttttaataaatttaatgacaGTCTTGGTTTTACAGTTTGTgattttagttgtggtttcaaaaaccactaaaatgagaatgttgataaataagcctccacgtgtCATCTGCATTGCCAGTGATAACCACAGGGTGACTGACACTCCAAAGCTGAAAAGGAGCTGGTGAGACAAAAGCCTGTTATAAACAGTCTAGAACTGCAATAACTCAGAGTAATTTTAGATTTTTCAGTGTGTGGCTAAAACTCAAAATGGCACCAAGTCTGAACTTTTGCTATGTGCTTATTTACCGGTATGCGCTTTCTATACATTTGTCAGATGGTCGGACTGAGTTCATCCACCCTCGAGCAGCTATGAAATGCCTGCACCTATTGTATAAAACTGTAATAGTTGCTAGCAGACTTTAGCAAGGCTTTGTGGAGTTTGTACAGTATAAGTAGAGTTGAGAGAATGCTTAAGCTGATGCCAATTGTtacattcatttatcaaattCTAACAGATTACCGAGctgctttctgaaagcacaagaggGTGGAAACAGATCGATTTCAGTTTTAAATTTAATCGACTGGGGATTAAGAGACAACGCATGTCCGGACCAGTTGTATATTATGAGCCTTCTTGGTACTATAAATGAAGTATAAATGCTATGTATGAAAAGGCATAATCTATTATGAAAGTACAAGCCAATTTCAGTTCACTTGTCTAGTATATACTCAGTCTAAGCAGGCAAGCTATGGGTCACAGTCTGAACAATACATGGAAGGAAACCACTCACCCATATTTCTCTGCAAATTCCttggcttcttcttctttaaCTGCTCTCTGATCATCCAGATCAGACTTATTTCCACACAGTACAATATCTGGATTTTCACAATATGCGTGAACTTGCAGCTGGCCTATACAAACAGTAACAAATGAGATATAGCAGTTTATTAGACATGCAGCTTTGGGCAATGTAATAATGTCTAAATTGTAGCAGCAGCTGCTGAACTAAAACTGCCATCATATTCTAACAGCAAAAGGAATACTGGGAGTTGCACATTAAAAACACTGGACCCTGATCAAAATTTATAATGGTTATTTCTTATCTTCAAAGAAAACACTTCGTAACTGATAGAAGTCTGGATATCTGAACAAGCCAGCTGTACTTTTGATTTGGGAAGTTTCGAAACAGTGTGCAACATGTGCACAGTTCTCTGCCAAAATACTGAATTAAATAAAGCCAGAATTTGTCAGCAAcaaagacctttctcaaggacaaaatatccatatttattttatcatttctgtCCTAAAAAGCTTCAAAACAACAAGCATTTCATGTCTATTCTGaggaccgattttagggaagcccgaccaattatcgtgtggttagtggtattcgaacgatcgtacatcttacgatttttcggccgacatctgtcgggaaattgatcggccaggtcaaaaaatctttgtcggccccagtgcaatctatctatgtttgcagggacaagcaggcagctcccctttgttttcctggtaaattggtctttttagttgatggtaaattcgtatgatcgtacgatcgttctgagaagatcgtggtctcacgatcaggatctgatcttttaaaaatctcaacatctatggccagcttaacacagaATCAAAATCAGCACATCAATTTTGTTAGGAGACAAAAGCAGTGGACAAAAATACCCTAAAATATTGCTATAAACAAACTGACTTCCCATATAAAGCtaaacacaggggcagattcactaaagggtgaatagtcaccagcgaccacttcacacacatcgcaccacttcgccaggcgcaaatttgctaccactatgctTATTCAGTAATATGTGAAGTGGCGCCCTGGGCGCTGAACAGTGGCGACTTTTCTCTAGAATttcttcagcagtgcgagcattttaaatcgaagatgcactagcgttcgtttgtgcctagcgaaaattcgctactgatcttgtgcttaggtcaatttgcatagggcgggtaatttaaagttgtatggaggtctttattataaatgttggtgcaaatgcttgaagttaccactttttattacaaatgtccagggaaccttaataaagacaagtgaatgtatataatgccctacacatgagcccactgtaaaatgaatgttccatatgttatgaaatgtttgGAGAAAACCAGTTCCCcacaaaaagtttgttaggacttttgcagccaatccggCTTCTAAAGAGGAAAACTCGCCATAGAttttgtaactttaatgcatttttggcacacaggatatgatgtaagtgacagaagattgaggaagatctagctttatttgagcacttcacctggtctgtagtggcaaagtcaactctggcgaaagaggtaacgttacgttcagtaaaatctgcactttacagAATTTGTAAAGTCCCCAGGCGAttgaatgctagcgacggtctctttctctagcgaattggtgcctgcgcctgttagtgattGGGGATGTCCCTGCTGGTGGCAACGCTGGagaattgtcgctagcattaAGCCACTTCGTCCCttcgtgaatctgccccatagtcactGTTTCTAAAGTGAGGTTCATAAATCCACATGTCAAACAATGACAAAAGCAAATAcgttaaagaaacagaaatatgtaAAACCACACATTGGAAATAAAACCCTCAAACTGGGGAATATTCCATAAACAAGTAATTATgagctaaaaatttatattttaattttaggttTGTAGTAACACACATTTAACATCCACTAAGAGAGGTAGGTGTGCAGGTTGTGCAAGAGTGTTAGCTTAGGGCCTAACAAACCACttgcatataaaatatttctgctaTCTCCTAGAGCAAAATACTGGTGATATCTGACAATGTAATATCTCAAGCTTCTGTTTAACTACAGTATTTAAAGTGGAAGTGCACCCTTTCTTACTCATGAATTCAATAGATAAGGCTTGTGCAGAGCATATTTTTTATCCCATTTTAATGGGatgggtttttgttatttcttgagctaaacaggtcaaacaaggaaactgaagctactcaaTGTTTGGTGCGTGCAAATAGattattagattaccagtgcagaTAATTCCTCATCATAAgagactcctgctaacaaaacagtcacaacaatggGTAACCAAGTAGCCTTAATTCCTTTTTTGCAttctttagctcaagaaataacaaaaaccatagattttttatgattaaaacaataggcatgttcagcacaagccctattcattgaacaagGAAGTATACTTCCCCTAACATCTTCGTACATCTTTCAGAGGATGTTGAGAGTTTGATTTACAGGTCAtttttccagaaagttccataACATGGAATTTCCCATAGTTTTCTATTtaaacatttagttttttttctatttttttgtctgTCATAATACATATTCATAATAACTATGATATCATAAGTCtgtgttgatggcaaaacaatcctcttggattgtttttatttttaagtgttttatagcagacttgaggtatggtgtttcaaagaaagatcccttatccaaaagaacacaggtcccaagcattccagttaAGGGATGTATTATATGGAAAGCTTGGGATCTGTGCTTTTCTGGATACAGGATCTTTCTGTGGATACCTATATCACAGTTAAGGGCACTACATTAAATACTTCTGCTATTAATAAATGCCTTCTTTATAAACAAACTTTTAAAATGCTAATGGCTATGCTCAATTGgaaatcttcctgtgtgccattacccttagggcaatgacacagggTGCCTTTTGTCACAGCTATTAAacgccagaaaataccctgccatagacaattctgagaattgtctctgctaaaacactcaaacCATGAAGTATGCATGCAAAGGCATTTTTGAGGGATTATGCAATGAAGCAGAGAAAATTCTCAGTATTACccatggcagggtattttgtttTAGTACTGCAATAAAATACTGAGTGACAAATAGCACTGAATGGGAGCAAAGCTGCTTACATTTTTGAGGAGAAACTTACCcagaaccagggtcggactggggggcccatggCCCAGTGGgcctactgccccagggcccccctccggccccacTGCCACGCTGGCGTGTAGGCCGCGTCTCTTTGCCGGCATGTGCGCTGTGTGTCTGCTGCGTTTATACGCATGCGACTGGCGCATTGgttgtgcgcatgcgtgcacacAGAgtgcacacaacttttttttcaataaaggggGTCGCGGCATTAACAGGCAGATATGGGTACAGACCTGGGCCGGcaggggcccaaaagagccagggcccaccgggttttttcccggtgtccctgcggcccagtccgacactacccAGAACCCTACAACAGGATATGTGCCTTCAactcttgtttttattaaggttcatACAAAGAAACACTGCAGAGCGCAGGTCAGAGCATAATCAGGAGACTGGCTTCTTTAATATCAACTTGGCTTTATTCCAACGCAAAGTTACATTACAAGGGTGTGTATGTGGTTCTCTAACGAGTTTCATGCCCAAAACCTTGGCACTTCACTCTgtttatgttttgcggctccagattatttttctttagtggaagagggggcaaaatggctcttttgatagtaaaggttgctgacccctggtctatgCAGTTGAATGTCTTGCATATTAACAATGAAGACAAACTAAGCTGCTCAGTCATAATAGGAAGTGTGTGATGCTGCATACATTAGTGGAAGTTGAGAAAAGAATATAGATCATAGGTTTAGATTAGGGTTAATACATTTGAAGAGTGGAGAACAGGAATACGTACTCATCCAGTTCCTGACATTGAGAAAGCTTTGTTCACTTGTGAGATCAAAAAGCAAAAGGAAACCCATTGCATCTCTGAAAAATGCAGTTGTCAAACTGCGGAACCTGCAAAGCAAGCAGAACAAGAAAAAGTGATGACTACGGGATATAGAGTAGAAGCACTCGAAGGCATCTGCAAATCTTACAGATACTTGGAAACAATGTTGAATAGCTGGTTTTTCAAGCAATATGAAATCCCTGTTAGTACTGAACTGTGACTCCTGCTCTTTACTGTTAAGTGAGCAGCAACCCCACCCCAGTCAGGCAGAATGAgaaggtatactgtatatttttggaaacaCCAGGGCAGAATGATCTATACCACATATTCTCTACTATGTTAACAGGGATTGACTTTAAAGGAATCAGTAGAACTGACCAAACTTTCAGTAACAAGTATAGATTTCTACTCTCCTCTTATAGAAATGTGTACAAAGTTTGATTATGGTATAGATACCGAGAGCCACTACTTGGTGGTTATTCTTGGTTAATATTGAGCTTATGTATGTGGATTACAGGCTCTCCTCCCATTATGGAGTATACTAATTGCTTACCCACCAATAACACTACTGTATACAAAGTTCAAACAGTGAAAAATGGTGGGAAAGCACAAGATAAGGCAAATAAATGAAAGAGGACAAAGTGCTAAATGCTAGGAGAGACAAACTTAAGTCAAGCAAAACAGTCCCTACTCTTTTCGCACTTTTATTAGCCTCACCAGCAATGAATAtttctgtgtactgtatgtaaatttaaataaattgtattttattgtacaCTTGGACATTAAAACGCACTAAAACTAtagaattttatataaatttaaaaagagaggtgaaagaaaaacaaaagtttaGAGAACTATTGTGTTTATGTCTGAAGGACTCTTTTGTGACCCACAGAGTTAAGCCCAAAATCACACAGTCCATTCATCTATGGATACCCAgttgtatatttatatctagaCTAAATATAACATGAGAGCTTTAGTTTGGATAACTTAGCAGCTATTTTTATTGCTTTCCAATTCAGTCTGGCAGCCAGGTGTCTCTTAAATAGCAAGCCCAATAGAAATGATCAATAATGGTCCATGTAATGAATCAACATGACACACTTATCTTTTCTAAAGCAATTTAATTGATCAATATTTCTTTGCTGTTAGAAAATCCTATTTGAGCTGTTTTTATAGCACTGAAAAGGTGAACAATGTAAGAACAATGTAACCAGCGTAATTACTGTTCATGCTGAGTTacatagaatattttttaagtCTTGGTCATGGATAATTCTATATTAGCATATTGGGCTGCTCGGTTAAGCAATATGGTAGATATTAACATGCTCCAACATCATTGTACACTGCAATTGCAACCTAAAGCATTATAATTGTTTCACCTGAGGCAACCACACCCTTTACGTTTAGCTCAAATATCACCCTCAACATAGATGTGTAGATATTCTGAGAGGTTTTATGATTAAGCATGGGATTTCATCTAATCTAGGCTGGGGAGTGTTATTCCAGGCTCACCCAGGTGACCAAGCCCAACATTACAAATTACGTGGACATAGCTAGGATATCCGGAGACAGGATATATGTGATGATAGAACACAGGAATTTTCTCCACCAACTAATTTCAGCAGGCAGTTAAAGTGCCAAAAATGCCCCTGATGTCTCCTAGTGTCAGGTATTTCTCATTCACCCATTCAAGTGAAAGGGACTGGATGAAATACACCTGCAGAAAAGTATCATGTGCCAGCAGCCTCCTTGGATAGTGAAATATGCATTGTGTAGTAGCCCCCAAAGTTGCATTGCAGGGAGGAGATAAAATTGATTGTAGCCACTAAATTATGGTCATGTCAGTGCATTGTTTTCAAATTCAGACCACATTGAACTCTGGAAAGTACTCCCCTTCTCCACCATCCAATGGCTGCAACATATGCTTCTAACGTCTAAATTAATACCATGCTGTAAAGAACAAGAGATACCATGGTAGAGAAATCAATACTGGACAAGATAttaagcatggttgctagggtcatttagactCTAGCAactagtttgctgaaattgcaaactggcgagctgctgaataaaaagctaaataactcaaaaaccacaaataataaaaaatgaaacccaattgcaaattgtctcagaatatcactctctacatcatacttaaagttgtctcaaaggtgaacaacccctttaaagtctgcCATGTGCAATAGTGGGAGGTTCTGCACTGTAAACAAAGGAAAGGTACAGAGatacaaaaaaattgatttatcaTCCACATAAAGAACTGGTCTACTTCTTTGGAAACAGGCCCAGCAATTGGCCAGAGGCAATCtctgtgaataaaataaaaaaccctgCGTCGGAAAGGAGTTAATTAGTCAAAAATTTGTCACCGATTTTACGTGGAGCACAGAGTGAAGGAGATATACCCACTCATTTCTCTTTCAGACTTTATAGGAAATgttataaaagtcacaaagtttgtactaggtctagtaaccaatgACCAGTTAACACAACTTGCAGAGTAGATGCTTTAGGTTACCAGACCTGGCTAAAAACTCCCCAATTAAATCAATAGAAAAGACATGTAAAGTCAATAGTAATAAAGTAGTTTGTTAATCATATAAAAGAAAGGCACAGTGTTACCTTTCCTGCCCAGCAGTGTCCCAGAGTTGCAGGTGAATTCTTTGCCCTCTGCCTGTATTCCCATCTGGTCCATTTGATCGATATACCTGTGTGGGGGAAATGCATTAACTATTGTGTTCTAGTACAGTACATTGCAATTTTATTAGATATGCATTATGGACTATAAAAAACTATGGTCTCAGAACTGCTTCTGAATCTGCTACTATCCCTAAAATGTACATGCATTTAATGGATCCAGCTTGTGCTTAGCATACTTGTGTTTTCAGTGGAACTTACAGTCAAAGTTTATAACATACACATTACATGGTCATTTTTATCAGAACCCAGTTTAATTGCCTTTAAGTTTTTGGAGTTTGGGATGAAACTGATGTACCCAGAAAAACCTCACATAAGCACAGGGAGAGCATAACCTTATAGACAGTGCCCTGGATGTATTGAACCTAGAGGATGCGGCAAGGAACTGAGGCCCTGAAGATTTATTGCATGTCTATATCTACAATCACTTTAGTAAGCCTGTGAGATGCAGAAATGTGGTAAAGAACTGATACTCTTGTGTAGATGTGAACTAGTTAATCTTTCTCTCTGTGAAAGGATGTGACATAGGAGTGACCTG
Coding sequences:
- the rab27a.S gene encoding RAB27A, member RAS oncogene family S homeolog, which codes for MSDGDYDYLIKFLALGDSGVGKTSFLYQYTDGKFNSKFITTVGIDFREKRVVYRSNGPDGNTGRGQRIHLQLWDTAGQERFRSLTTAFFRDAMGFLLLFDLTSEQSFLNVRNWMSQLQVHAYCENPDIVLCGNKSDLDDQRAVKEEEAKEFAEKYGIPYFETSAANGTNVNKAVDTLLDLIMKRMERCVDKSWIPQGVVQSNGHSSTEQLTEEKDKGKCGC